The sequence below is a genomic window from Streptococcus pantholopis.
AAAAGACTGCCCGTAAAAGGTTTTTATCCCCAATTTATGCAGCATAAGATGATTTATTGTTGTGTCAGAAAAGCCTAAAAAGGCTTTCTGTCTCACCGCCTGTGCCAGTTGATGATTCGAAAACAAATGCGGCAGCAAACGGTAAGTATCGTCCCCTCCGATAGCGCATAAAATCAAATCAATTCGATCATCTGTAAAGGCCCTGATGAGATCCTCCGCTCTTTTTTCCGGGTGATTTTTTAAATAAGCAGTGCCTTTTAGAGCGTGCGGCAGGATAGTAACGTCCAAACCAAGATTTTTTAACCGTTTTATCCCTAAAGCCAGCTCATGCTGAACTGATTTTTCGCCAAGCATGCCGCTTGACAAACTGACTAAACCGACTGTACGTATCATAACTCCTCCTTTTTTTGTATTACATTATATCACAATCAATCAGACAAAAGAGTTTTGCAGGCAGAAAAGACGGGAACATGTTTGATTGTACCTAAGAGACTAACAGACAAAAGAATAACACTGGTTCTTAAATTTTGGTAAAATAGTATTGGAGTGAAAAGGCGTCGAATGTTGCTGTCTGCCTGAGGACCAGTCAGGCCATTTGTCGGCTGATCATTTTTATAGACAGATGCATTAAACTTGTCCTAAATACTTGCGGAAATGAGGGAAATGATAATTTAAGAAGACTGTCCCGCTTCTTCTTATTTTGGCAGGAATGCCTATTTTTCTTTGCTCTTGTAATAGAAGGAGCTTTCTACTTTTTATAATGAGGGGGTAACCATGAAATCAGATAAAGAACTTAAAAATAAAGCATTGGAGCTTTTAAAAGAACGAGGAGTGAGCATTAAAGATATTGCAGAGCTTGTCCTCTTTTTACAGAATCCCTATATTAAAAACTTAAGTATTGAGGAATGTATTGACAGTGTTTACACTGTCTTAAACAAACGAGAAGTACAAAATACAATTATTACCGGCATTGAAATGGATAAGCTGGCTGAAGAAGGGAAGCTTTCTCAGCCTTTAAACGATATTCTGATGGAAGATGAGGGGCTTTACGGTATTGATGAAATTATGGCTCTTTCTATTGTCAATGTTTACGGGTCCATTGGTTTTACAAATTACGGTTATATCGATAAAATAAAACCGGGTATTATCAAGACGCTGGATAGTAAAAACAGCAGCCGCTGCCACACATTTTTAGATGATATTGTTGGTGCTCTAGCAGCTGCAGCCGCCAGTCGGATTGCCCATGCGGATCCCGGTAAAAGTGCTATCACAAATATGAATTAATCTAAAGAACCTACTAAGGCAAAGATAAAACAGCCAGAGACTTCAGTCTCTGGCTGTTTGTTTATCAAAAGGGGCTGTCTCTTCGTCTATAACAAAGATAGGACAAAGCACAAGGCCGCTGTCAGTGAAAAATTAAAATACTAAGCAAGGCCAAAAGAGCAGGCCCTCCCTGAGTCAAGAGAATTAGCTCAAGGCGCCGTAACTAGCAGCTCCAATCACAAAGAGCACTAAAAGTGTTACTGTTTCAAGATTTGAAGAAATAAAAAGTGCATAGAGGAGACAGAGAGCCAGCAGGCCATTATAAATTCCCTGATTTTTCAGGAGAACAGAAACGGACTGCCCGATAACTCAGACTCTGTCAAACCCAAAACACGGCTGGTTGTTGCCGACTGAGTAGCCACTGTTTCTAAATACATAATATAGAGATGTTCCAGAGCAACTACTGCAGTTAATAAAACGGTTATTATTGACATTATGATTTTCCTTTATTTATAGATAGAGTTATTCATACAGCCCTTATTAAAAAACAAAAAAGAAGAGCAGCAGCTCTTCTTTGGCTGATTTGACATTACAATTGTTTGTTGTAATATTCAACAATGAGCGCTTCGTTGATTTCTGGATTGATTTCATCACGCTCAGGCAGACGTGTCAGAGAACCTTCAAGGTTTTCACTGTCAAAACTTACAAAAGACGGACGTCCCAATGTGCTTTCAACAGCTTCCAGAATGGCTGGAACCTTAGCCGACTTTTCACGTACTGAAATAACTTGGCCTACCTCAACACGGTAGCTAGGAATATCTACACGTTTGCCATCAACAAGGATATGCCCGTGATTAACAAACTGACGAGCCTGGCGGCGTGTTCTTGCAAGCCCCAGACGATAAACAATATTATCAAGACGGCGTTCAAGAAGAAGCATAAAATTGAAACCGACAGTTCCTTCCTTGATCTTAGTAGCTTGAACAAACAAGTTTCGGAATTGTTTTTCACCTAAACCGTAAGAAAAACGAAGTTTTTGTTTTTCTGTCAACTGCAGACCATACTCTGATAATTTACTGCGGTTGTTAGGACCGTGCTGACCCGGCACATAATTGCGGCGAGCCAATTCTTTGCCCGTGCCTGTAAGAGATAGCCCTAAACGGCGTGATTTCTTCCAAGATGGTCCTGTATAACGTGACATAATAATGTCCTCCTCAAAAAAATTTTTTGCAGGAAATAACGTTTAAAAGAAAGTCCTGATTCGTGCAGTTACCCTTCGCCTCAACAGCAAAGGCTACTCTAACAAAATCTAGCTGTTCTTATTCCAATTGACAGGCACAGTCAACGGTAAAACCAGATTTTCCACTACAGAGCAACTGTTGACGAGCTTCATACTTTCTCTGCTGCTATTTCACACAAGGAACAGTATAACACAGAAAAAAAAGCTTGTAAAGGCCTATATCAAGAAAAACTTCTGGCCAACAAGCTACTTTCGGGCTGAATCCATCTTTTCCGCCAATTCAGCCCTTCTTTATCTTCTTCTGGCAATGTTTGTAATAAGCTGCCCAAAACCAGACGAACAGACCAAATCCGCATAATCTTATAATAACTCCCTCTTTACAGTCCTACTTAATCAAAATAATGAATTAGAGTTTTTTCAGTCAAGATATCAGAATAAG
It includes:
- a CDS encoding phosphatidylglycerophosphatase A produces the protein MKSDKELKNKALELLKERGVSIKDIAELVLFLQNPYIKNLSIEECIDSVYTVLNKREVQNTIITGIEMDKLAEEGKLSQPLNDILMEDEGLYGIDEIMALSIVNVYGSIGFTNYGYIDKIKPGIIKTLDSKNSSRCHTFLDDIVGALAAAAASRIAHADPGKSAITNMN
- the rpsD gene encoding 30S ribosomal protein S4, which encodes MSRYTGPSWKKSRRLGLSLTGTGKELARRNYVPGQHGPNNRSKLSEYGLQLTEKQKLRFSYGLGEKQFRNLFVQATKIKEGTVGFNFMLLLERRLDNIVYRLGLARTRRQARQFVNHGHILVDGKRVDIPSYRVEVGQVISVREKSAKVPAILEAVESTLGRPSFVSFDSENLEGSLTRLPERDEINPEINEALIVEYYNKQL